From a single Brettanomyces bruxellensis chromosome 7, complete sequence genomic region:
- a CDS encoding uncharacterized protein (BUSCO:EOG09264USX) — protein sequence MDFKSVQDQLQGAFNAIDGNTRNIKVLDVFEQKTHLPRSYAVVAFGIVYLVMIFMNFGGIGELLSNIAGFMYPFYSSLKALETSSKDDDTRLLTYWVVFAFLNLIEFWSGAILYWIPAYFLFKTLFLVYLSSPVTNGAQVVYGLIIKPLGDKVLHTNSPEGPADNLMDKVQNKID from the exons ATGGATTTTAAATCAGTTCAGGATCAACTGCAGGGTGCTTTCAATGCAATCGATGGG aataCCAGAAACATTAAGGTCTTGGATGTATTCGAGCAGAAAACGCATCTCCCAAGGTCATACGCAGTGGTTGCTTTCGGTATCGTTTACCTTGTCATGATTTTCATGAACTTTGGAGGTATCGGAGAGCTTCTATCGAACATTGCAGGATTCATGTATCCATTTTACAGCTCCTTGAAAGCTTTGGAGACCAGCTCTAAAGATGACGATACCAGATTATTGACATACTGGGTCGTTTTTGCTTTCCTCAACCTGATTGAGTTCTGGTCCGGTGCCATTCTTTATTGGATCCCAGCATACTTTTTGTTCAAGACTCTATTCTTGGTGTACTTGTCTTCTCCAGTCACAAACGGTGCTCAGGTCGTCTACGGCTTAATTATCAAGCCTTTGGGAGATAAAGTTTTGCATACCAACTCTCCAGAAGGCCCAGCAGACAATTTGATGGATAAAGTTCAAAACAAGATCGACTAA